A single genomic interval of Terriglobus albidus harbors:
- a CDS encoding serine hydrolase domain-containing protein — MNRRTFLRLLPAASLSSAQSQSQLKNLETQIPTFLKSNNVPGLSLAVFKNSQIIWLQGFGVTDRASGAPVDSNTLFEAASMSKPVFAYLVLKLCEQRTLSLDTPLTTYTSRRIIEGDPRINRITARHILSHSSGLVPDWRSPDQPLRIAFNPGERWSYSGEGYCYLQSVITDLIGHTDPKQCDQFEAGVKVCATDFGETMESRVIKPLGMTSSGYTLNFKPAKRRARPHDANGNPLPYGTSRATDLARYGAAGGLITTPADYAKFLMQIIDPKPQDDHHLSAASLREMTTPQIEVSKADDYTIAWGLGWRIARTPKRVYFGHDGANPGFQCIAEACAADRSGFVLMTNSDNGMKVLEKLAPEISKRLHS, encoded by the coding sequence ATGAACCGAAGAACCTTCCTCCGCCTCCTGCCGGCGGCATCGCTTTCGTCCGCCCAATCACAATCCCAACTCAAAAACCTCGAAACCCAAATCCCCACCTTCCTGAAGTCCAACAACGTCCCAGGCCTCTCCCTCGCAGTCTTCAAAAACAGCCAAATCATCTGGCTCCAGGGCTTCGGCGTCACCGATCGCGCATCGGGCGCTCCTGTCGACAGCAACACACTCTTCGAAGCCGCCTCCATGAGCAAACCCGTCTTCGCCTATCTGGTCCTGAAGCTATGTGAGCAGCGCACACTCTCGCTCGATACGCCGCTCACCACCTACACCAGCCGGCGAATCATCGAAGGCGATCCCCGCATCAACCGCATCACCGCCCGACACATCCTCTCGCACTCCAGCGGCCTCGTCCCCGACTGGCGCTCGCCGGACCAGCCATTAAGAATCGCATTCAACCCCGGAGAGCGATGGTCCTACTCCGGCGAGGGATACTGCTACCTTCAATCGGTCATCACCGATCTCATCGGCCACACTGACCCGAAGCAGTGCGATCAGTTCGAAGCAGGAGTAAAGGTCTGCGCAACCGACTTCGGCGAAACCATGGAATCCCGGGTCATCAAACCATTGGGCATGACCTCCAGCGGCTATACCTTGAATTTCAAGCCCGCCAAACGCCGCGCACGTCCCCATGACGCAAACGGAAACCCATTACCCTATGGAACCAGCCGAGCCACCGATCTCGCGCGCTATGGCGCCGCCGGTGGACTCATCACTACTCCTGCCGACTACGCAAAGTTCCTGATGCAGATCATCGATCCCAAACCACAGGACGATCATCACCTCAGTGCAGCCAGCCTGCGAGAGATGACAACTCCCCAGATCGAAGTCAGCAAGGCAGACGATTACACCATCGCATGGGGACTCGGCTGGCGCATCGCGCGCACACCGAAACGCGTCTACTTCGGACACGACGGCGCGAACCCCGGCTTCCAGTGCATCGCAGAAGCCTGCGCAGCAGACCGCTCAGGCTTCGTCCTGATGACCAACAGCGACAACGGCATGAAGGTACTGGAAAAACTAGCTCCCGAAATATCGAAACGCCTTCATTCGTAG
- a CDS encoding NACHT domain-containing protein: MRLPDLDHNWPRYVLPTGASLSLSDGFLPDPEGRYEQYSNPGLLTLGEFFNQRCCILLGDAGIGKSDVLRKEYERVRKSAPQPENVIFCSLRDFGSDVTAEQFLASPAIATWITDDKAELFLFLDSLDEALLRVDTWSTLLTRALGKWPVQRLWFRITCRPAFWPDSLELALSMGFGNNPSKANLAPLRQRDVESAALEHSIQSNSLLNEIRRANAATFAARPLTLKMILGIFTEQNRLPATHVAMYQQGCRYLASEHNIDVLEGHRLTSVPIDRRMVIVERIAAMSVFCDRRLLQHPNAAEVLLPEGTLTASEICSIDVTPTELREVLASALFSFLSPNVLVWTNWSYAEFLAASWCISQQLTTASIRNLISVAGDQGTGIPQQLSSTAIWIGELRRELQRHLVELNPSLLLFIDEDAVNTAILPRLVKHSIERKTTWELASQVSSYAHRFKYPGIVKQLSKYIRRPRKDWECSTALHIAIACDLSELSDELVTLVENKKASLDLRQLAASAIAQTGTKEARKAIRRFAADPVIEDVNDNLKGCALSANWPGNFTLTELMPLLTPPRNPHHAGGYEIFLVKFANELEATLPTADRLILMRWAQQDWLAGSRNAYFDPIIDRIMVVAWEGVQDAAVRRAFVASLLHRLRSHLSGFPEGIGLRSRNQWPERLTRDGERRTLVLRSAILSVENSPYILRRVFEALLVGATDSDQLLEMAREGDDALRKKISTIFFMLGREHPAALAAIYRGTQEGVIDAFLAQVLSVELGSTTAQQLQNEYGRGDRQARARHNKIEEKLETLNQLLDRSEGGEPNAWFSIWDSILVADWPDVHSWGGASRLEQLTCWIYFDNQTRARLYLAAQRCLLNGTRPPPDFLGRTGWPGWAAAEFAALLNTVENSPADLLGVDDDVWQRWSTLAIWYAFTGTNRRDRDFRNFLAQRLPPFIAAMEQVLSLYIPAGSCHSIVDGLRFNWAAEITRFMLEQTRRIDLANSCWDTLVALGFTEAQQLFEEYLWQEFRRLCIYFGKSRDERLVTIVALLLRYAKPGTWTALRDLIFAEPSIGQQAIGRAGDVSQENNWLKQMGDGEVAELYIWMNRQFPANIGQIQGATFFAGPVTIRMLRESALVSMRSRGNLKVFRSVLQALPEVGWLRAQLAYVEEAHFHRRWQVETSEGLLRMAAENGIPWYLKKKSQIILFIVGFLSLAVGIASFITADGTWRFVVLILCSAIFLILAGSVIRLKMLDRRPKQ; the protein is encoded by the coding sequence ATGCGCCTGCCGGATTTGGATCATAATTGGCCACGTTATGTCCTACCCACAGGCGCGTCGCTGTCGTTGTCGGACGGATTTCTTCCCGATCCGGAAGGTCGTTATGAGCAATACTCCAATCCGGGTTTGCTCACCCTAGGAGAATTCTTCAACCAGCGTTGCTGCATTCTTTTAGGGGATGCCGGCATCGGGAAATCAGATGTCCTTCGAAAGGAGTATGAACGGGTTCGGAAAAGCGCGCCGCAACCCGAAAACGTGATCTTCTGTTCCCTTCGAGACTTCGGTTCAGACGTAACGGCGGAACAGTTTCTCGCCTCGCCGGCTATTGCGACATGGATCACTGACGATAAAGCCGAACTCTTTCTATTCCTCGACAGCCTCGACGAGGCTCTGCTCAGGGTGGATACTTGGTCCACTCTTTTAACTAGGGCGCTAGGGAAATGGCCGGTCCAACGGCTTTGGTTTCGCATTACGTGTAGACCGGCGTTCTGGCCAGATTCCCTCGAGCTCGCTCTTTCAATGGGGTTTGGGAACAACCCCAGTAAGGCGAATCTTGCGCCGCTACGCCAACGCGACGTCGAAAGCGCTGCCCTGGAACACTCTATCCAGTCAAACAGCTTATTGAACGAGATCCGGCGCGCCAATGCGGCGACGTTTGCAGCTCGACCACTAACGCTGAAAATGATCCTCGGCATCTTCACCGAGCAAAACCGGCTTCCTGCTACTCACGTAGCAATGTATCAACAGGGCTGCCGATATCTGGCAAGTGAGCATAATATCGACGTGCTTGAAGGGCATCGCCTGACGAGCGTTCCGATCGATCGAAGGATGGTGATTGTCGAACGTATCGCAGCGATGAGTGTGTTCTGCGATCGGCGCCTCCTTCAACACCCAAACGCTGCTGAAGTTCTCCTACCCGAAGGCACCCTAACGGCATCCGAAATCTGCTCGATTGATGTGACGCCCACTGAATTACGCGAGGTGCTGGCGTCAGCTTTATTCAGCTTCCTGAGCCCTAATGTCTTGGTATGGACCAATTGGAGCTACGCAGAATTTCTCGCGGCCTCGTGGTGTATCTCGCAGCAACTAACGACAGCCAGCATCCGGAATCTGATCTCTGTTGCTGGGGACCAAGGCACAGGCATACCCCAGCAATTGTCATCGACCGCGATATGGATAGGCGAACTTCGACGCGAGTTGCAGCGCCATCTTGTTGAATTGAACCCTAGTTTGCTCCTGTTCATTGACGAAGACGCAGTCAACACGGCCATTCTGCCGAGACTGGTGAAGCATTCGATTGAAAGAAAGACGACGTGGGAGTTGGCATCGCAGGTTTCCTCGTATGCTCACCGCTTCAAGTATCCAGGTATCGTCAAGCAGCTATCTAAGTACATCCGTCGTCCACGGAAAGACTGGGAGTGCTCAACAGCACTCCATATTGCCATAGCATGTGACCTCTCGGAACTGAGCGATGAGCTTGTCACGCTCGTCGAAAACAAGAAGGCGTCATTAGATTTGCGACAGCTTGCCGCATCGGCCATCGCGCAGACGGGGACGAAAGAAGCGCGGAAGGCTATTCGGCGCTTCGCGGCTGATCCTGTGATCGAAGATGTCAACGACAACCTTAAAGGATGCGCGCTTTCGGCTAACTGGCCCGGCAACTTCACCCTCACAGAACTGATGCCACTGCTGACGCCACCGCGTAATCCTCATCACGCCGGTGGATATGAAATCTTTCTGGTGAAATTCGCGAACGAACTGGAAGCGACTCTGCCAACAGCCGACCGTCTGATTTTGATGCGCTGGGCACAGCAAGATTGGCTGGCTGGAAGCCGGAATGCTTACTTTGATCCCATCATTGACAGGATCATGGTGGTGGCTTGGGAGGGCGTTCAAGACGCTGCGGTCCGAAGAGCTTTTGTTGCATCGTTACTGCACCGTCTCCGCAGCCACCTGTCCGGATTCCCGGAAGGGATTGGGCTGCGGTCGCGGAATCAGTGGCCGGAACGCTTGACGCGGGATGGCGAACGTCGAACTCTTGTGCTGCGCTCGGCGATCCTTTCCGTCGAGAATTCCCCTTACATCTTGCGGAGGGTTTTCGAAGCGCTGCTTGTGGGAGCGACCGATTCTGATCAGCTACTGGAGATGGCCCGCGAAGGCGATGACGCGCTGCGCAAAAAAATTAGCACCATTTTTTTCATGTTAGGCCGAGAGCATCCGGCTGCCCTGGCCGCAATTTATCGGGGAACCCAAGAGGGTGTCATTGATGCGTTCCTTGCCCAGGTGCTCAGCGTAGAGCTTGGATCAACGACGGCTCAACAGTTACAGAACGAGTATGGGCGCGGAGACCGTCAGGCGCGTGCCCGCCATAACAAGATCGAAGAGAAGTTAGAAACGCTCAATCAACTCTTGGATAGAAGCGAAGGAGGTGAACCCAACGCGTGGTTTTCTATCTGGGACTCAATACTTGTGGCAGATTGGCCTGACGTTCACAGTTGGGGAGGAGCTTCGAGACTCGAGCAATTGACCTGCTGGATCTATTTCGATAACCAGACGCGTGCTCGTCTCTACTTGGCAGCGCAACGTTGCCTATTGAATGGCACTCGGCCACCACCCGATTTTCTCGGTCGGACCGGATGGCCAGGTTGGGCTGCGGCCGAGTTTGCTGCACTGCTAAATACAGTCGAGAACAGTCCGGCCGATCTTCTAGGCGTCGATGACGATGTGTGGCAGCGCTGGTCTACCTTGGCCATATGGTATGCATTTACAGGAACGAACAGGCGCGATCGAGACTTTCGTAACTTTCTCGCACAACGACTACCGCCATTTATAGCCGCAATGGAACAGGTCCTGAGTTTGTACATTCCCGCAGGCAGCTGCCATTCCATTGTGGATGGTCTGCGCTTCAACTGGGCGGCGGAAATCACACGCTTCATGTTGGAACAGACTCGGCGCATCGACCTCGCTAACTCTTGTTGGGATACACTCGTCGCGCTTGGCTTTACCGAAGCACAGCAACTCTTTGAAGAGTACCTTTGGCAAGAATTTAGGCGGTTATGCATCTATTTCGGTAAAAGCAGAGATGAGCGCTTGGTTACAATCGTCGCGCTCTTATTGCGCTACGCAAAGCCCGGAACTTGGACTGCGCTGAGGGATCTAATTTTTGCAGAACCCTCGATTGGCCAGCAGGCGATTGGTCGCGCCGGAGACGTATCGCAAGAAAATAACTGGCTGAAACAAATGGGAGATGGTGAAGTCGCTGAGCTATATATATGGATGAACCGGCAATTCCCGGCAAATATCGGACAAATTCAAGGCGCAACATTCTTCGCCGGGCCGGTGACAATTCGGATGTTGCGCGAGTCGGCACTGGTGAGCATGCGCAGCCGAGGCAACCTCAAGGTTTTCCGCTCCGTGTTACAAGCCCTCCCCGAAGTAGGATGGCTACGCGCTCAACTGGCATACGTTGAAGAAGCGCACTTCCATCGCCGGTGGCAAGTTGAAACATCCGAAGGGCTCTTGCGCATGGCCGCGGAGAACGGCATCCCTTGGTATCTGAAGAAAAAGTCCCAGATTATCCTATTCATTGTCGGCTTCCTAAGCCTTGCCGTCGGAATCGCCAGCTTCATCACTGCGGATGGGACATGGCGTTTCGTGGTGTTGATTCTTTGCAGCGCGATTTTCCTCATCCTCGCCGGTTCTGTGATCCGCTTAAAAATGCTGGATCGAAGACCCAAGCAGTAG
- a CDS encoding cupin domain-containing protein translates to MKTRSSRRSFLGSASAAALGLGAAALSSKDAAAQAAPSGPPVAFQPITAEKLAELLQAVHQKPGNKDLVDGKGTAVTMVLTNEVAKSAPEFEYHQTRDHVFQILDGEATYYVGGTPKNPRQTKPGEFLCPDSEGATAVTLKKGDYFFIPRMTPHKRVTKTSVSFVLISATTA, encoded by the coding sequence ATGAAGACACGTTCGTCCCGCCGTTCGTTCCTCGGTTCCGCGTCTGCTGCTGCGCTTGGCTTGGGCGCTGCTGCCCTGTCCTCCAAAGACGCCGCCGCGCAGGCCGCTCCTTCAGGACCTCCGGTAGCCTTTCAGCCGATCACTGCGGAGAAGTTGGCGGAGCTGCTGCAGGCTGTCCACCAGAAGCCGGGCAACAAGGACCTGGTCGATGGCAAGGGAACCGCCGTGACTATGGTGCTGACCAACGAGGTCGCCAAGTCCGCTCCCGAATTTGAGTATCACCAGACCCGTGACCATGTCTTCCAGATCCTCGATGGCGAGGCGACTTACTATGTCGGCGGAACCCCGAAGAATCCGCGTCAGACCAAGCCGGGTGAGTTCCTCTGCCCTGACTCCGAAGGCGCCACCGCCGTCACGCTCAAGAAGGGCGACTACTTCTTCATCCCCCGCATGACCCCGCACAAGCGCGTCACCAAGACCAGCGTCAGCTTTGTCCTGATCAGCGCCACCACTGCGTGA
- a CDS encoding LacI family DNA-binding transcriptional regulator, with amino-acid sequence MSESTKGRGRKPAPAKPSVAGKRISLKELAAFLKVDPSTVSVVLNDVPGRSISPATRQRIKDAAKEFNYSPSLLARSLRQQDTRTFGILLPLVGEEYHAQVLSGVASELERNQYSYLIAQHRHSEEKTEAYIEMLISRGVQGFIAIDTHLTRSLQVPCVAVAGHAHIPGITNVMLNHDHAAELTMRHLRDLGHKRIAFIRGQAFSSDSESRWKAMSQAAKHFKISIPEGLVMQLDRDITSPELGYTVVQKLMKQSRDFTAIVCFNDIAALGAIRAVGDAGLRVPEDVSIIGFDDIRVSVFARPSITTIRQPLQEMGETAAKVLFSRLKGERDGDDIAVEPELIIRESTGRAPYRYPVGRASAK; translated from the coding sequence GTGTCTGAATCGACAAAAGGTCGTGGTCGCAAGCCGGCGCCGGCAAAGCCGTCCGTCGCGGGAAAACGCATCAGCCTCAAGGAGCTTGCCGCTTTCCTGAAGGTCGACCCCTCCACCGTCTCCGTGGTGCTGAACGACGTGCCCGGCCGCTCCATCTCGCCGGCCACGCGCCAGCGTATCAAGGACGCCGCCAAAGAGTTCAACTACAGCCCCAGCCTGCTCGCCCGATCGCTGCGCCAGCAGGACACACGCACCTTCGGCATTCTTCTGCCGCTGGTCGGCGAGGAGTACCACGCCCAGGTACTGAGCGGCGTCGCCAGTGAGCTGGAGCGCAATCAGTACTCCTACCTGATCGCGCAGCACCGCCACAGCGAAGAGAAGACCGAAGCCTACATCGAGATGCTGATCTCGCGCGGCGTACAGGGCTTCATCGCCATCGATACGCACCTGACCAGGTCGCTGCAGGTGCCCTGTGTTGCCGTCGCCGGTCATGCGCATATCCCCGGCATCACTAACGTGATGCTGAACCACGATCACGCCGCCGAGCTGACCATGCGCCACCTCCGCGACCTCGGACACAAGCGCATCGCCTTCATCCGCGGACAGGCTTTCAGCTCCGACTCCGAAAGCCGCTGGAAGGCAATGTCGCAGGCGGCAAAGCACTTCAAGATCTCCATCCCCGAAGGTCTGGTGATGCAGCTCGACCGCGACATCACCTCACCGGAGCTGGGCTACACCGTGGTGCAGAAGCTGATGAAGCAGTCGCGCGACTTTACCGCCATCGTCTGCTTCAACGACATCGCCGCCCTGGGCGCCATCCGTGCGGTAGGCGACGCCGGCCTGCGCGTGCCGGAAGATGTTTCGATCATCGGCTTTGACGACATCCGCGTCTCTGTCTTCGCCCGGCCATCGATCACCACCATCCGCCAGCCGCTGCAGGAGATGGGTGAAACCGCCGCCAAGGTCCTCTTTAGTCGTCTCAAAGGCGAGCGGGACGGCGATGACATCGCGGTTGAGCCGGAATTGATCATTCGTGAGTCCACTGGACGGGCGCCGTACCGGTATCCGGTCGGGCGCGCCTCTGCGAAATAA
- a CDS encoding TonB-dependent receptor produces the protein MSISRKQLAAAGVLLLSLATYSAEAQNANAGDIRGVVTDPTGAVIAGATVTVLDKDKGVTTTYTTDTSGLYDTGPIVTDNYQVTVAKQGFASYVRSQITLQVGVITVNAQLKVGTTETSVVVAEDVPLIQTETGEQSTTLESKVLSKLPNPTPDWQNFIKLIPGATATSTSGTTNTGQAYSVNGNLPYNAVLADGASSALSHSGNADVSTFETVQEVQVNTSAFSAQFGTGGVIMNQISKGGSSTFHGALYEYAQNDAVNARSFYQTSKPYRRYHDFGGSIGGPVWLPQSLGGKNRLFFYFNYDRTISLSASTGYQTVPTDAMRRGDFSGMAPVYDPNTTTQVTVGGKTYIKRTQFANNQVPISATAAKVLALYPKANYNGSNMTVSPTTGVATNNYYYNLRSSNPYSRFFGRFDYDISPTNRLTGSVTERDNPARYVNGLGCPLVCMTGDVSSYNSQITDVWNISSHTINEARLGYTNQLNFFIPDTQGSGLGPSLGLPYLKFDIIPTFNISSYSGINQPLSPFTYKEHNYDPSDVVTMIRGKHILHVGGEYMIFQDNSTAYGNINGSTLGFTGVYTQCTYCQTAAGGNQASTGNAWADLYTEQINSWSAQVTPEFAGRQKAPQMFIQDDWKLTPNLTVNLGLRYQIMEGWSDTKNNQRTFDPNVTNSVTNTLGGMWYAGTKANGRSQLQNNVYDTVLPRVGFAWQYQPGFVIRGGYGLYAYLWSLDTYGSDEGSAFGFKGSLSDTSNGQTAVGKLSAANPQFPYIGPTTDSGAYNGQGVNFTNQHTPVTKIHQYNITVEKQIGTDMKASLAYVGSRSVNLTFSRDINQVPVDKLAVVDQQFRPFPQFTSINGSTFNSDANYNSLQATLQKRLTHSLSFDASYVWSKFLNEFDSSAWGSRNGTTTYQNSYDVGANYGPSNFDVRNAFKGDAIYVLPFGKGQRFLNNNYLVDQAVGGWQLSTTYVLQSGNPMTVTIPTTLAQTYAGSGNMYPNWASSPTLSDRTRDHWFNTTYISQSGQKVGPDTNAAYIIPANGTFGNFHRNNVYGPGMVSFNTSLGKTFNLYKEQYKFELRADATNVLNHPVFANPNTSITNGNFGKITSTNLFVGGRAIQLMGRFSF, from the coding sequence ATGTCAATCTCTCGCAAGCAGCTTGCTGCAGCGGGCGTTCTTTTACTTTCTCTGGCGACGTACTCGGCAGAGGCTCAGAATGCGAATGCAGGCGATATCCGCGGTGTGGTCACTGATCCGACAGGAGCCGTGATCGCCGGAGCAACCGTCACTGTTCTCGATAAGGACAAGGGCGTCACCACTACCTACACCACAGACACATCCGGTCTGTACGACACCGGCCCGATCGTTACCGACAACTACCAGGTCACCGTCGCCAAGCAAGGCTTCGCCAGCTACGTTCGCTCGCAGATCACCCTGCAGGTCGGCGTCATCACGGTGAACGCACAGCTCAAGGTAGGCACCACTGAGACCTCGGTCGTTGTGGCTGAAGATGTTCCGCTGATTCAGACCGAGACCGGCGAACAGTCCACCACGCTCGAGAGCAAGGTTCTGTCGAAGCTGCCGAACCCCACCCCTGATTGGCAGAACTTCATCAAGCTGATTCCGGGCGCGACCGCGACCTCGACCTCCGGCACCACCAACACCGGTCAGGCCTACTCGGTAAACGGCAACCTGCCCTACAACGCTGTGCTGGCGGACGGCGCCTCGTCCGCTCTGTCGCACTCCGGCAATGCCGACGTGTCGACCTTCGAGACGGTGCAGGAGGTGCAGGTCAATACCTCGGCCTTCTCCGCACAGTTCGGTACCGGCGGCGTGATCATGAACCAGATCAGCAAGGGCGGAAGCTCTACCTTCCACGGAGCGCTGTACGAGTACGCACAGAACGATGCGGTGAACGCTCGCAGCTTCTACCAGACCTCGAAGCCTTACCGTCGTTATCACGACTTCGGCGGATCGATCGGCGGACCGGTATGGCTGCCGCAGTCGCTGGGCGGTAAGAACCGCTTGTTCTTCTACTTCAACTACGACCGCACCATCAGCCTGAGCGCCAGCACCGGCTACCAGACCGTACCCACCGATGCGATGCGCCGCGGCGACTTCTCCGGCATGGCTCCGGTCTATGATCCGAACACCACGACGCAGGTCACGGTCGGCGGAAAGACCTACATCAAGCGCACCCAGTTCGCGAACAACCAGGTGCCCATCTCTGCGACGGCCGCGAAGGTACTGGCGCTGTATCCGAAGGCCAACTACAACGGGTCAAACATGACCGTCAGCCCGACCACCGGTGTTGCGACGAACAACTACTACTACAACCTGCGTTCCAGCAATCCCTACAGCCGCTTCTTCGGCCGCTTCGATTACGACATCTCGCCGACGAACCGCCTGACCGGATCGGTCACCGAGCGTGACAACCCGGCGCGTTACGTCAACGGCCTGGGATGCCCCCTTGTGTGTATGACAGGCGACGTCAGCAGCTATAACTCGCAGATCACCGACGTGTGGAACATCAGCTCGCACACCATCAACGAGGCGCGCCTGGGTTACACCAACCAGCTCAACTTCTTCATTCCGGATACACAGGGCTCCGGCCTTGGACCGTCGCTGGGTCTGCCCTACCTGAAGTTCGACATCATTCCGACCTTCAACATCTCGTCCTACTCAGGCATCAACCAGCCGCTCTCGCCCTTCACCTACAAGGAGCACAACTACGATCCGTCGGACGTGGTGACCATGATTCGCGGCAAGCACATCCTTCACGTCGGCGGCGAGTACATGATCTTCCAGGACAACTCGACCGCATACGGCAACATCAACGGATCGACGCTCGGTTTCACCGGCGTGTACACGCAGTGCACCTACTGCCAGACGGCGGCGGGCGGCAATCAGGCCTCTACCGGCAATGCCTGGGCCGATCTCTATACCGAGCAGATCAACAGCTGGTCGGCACAGGTCACTCCTGAGTTTGCCGGACGCCAGAAGGCTCCGCAGATGTTCATCCAGGACGACTGGAAGCTGACGCCGAACCTCACCGTCAACCTCGGCCTGCGCTACCAGATCATGGAAGGCTGGTCTGACACCAAGAACAACCAGCGTACCTTCGATCCCAACGTGACCAACAGCGTCACCAACACACTGGGCGGCATGTGGTACGCGGGCACCAAGGCGAACGGACGCTCGCAGTTGCAGAACAACGTCTATGACACCGTGCTTCCGCGCGTGGGCTTTGCCTGGCAGTACCAGCCCGGCTTTGTCATCCGCGGCGGCTACGGTCTGTATGCCTACCTGTGGAGCCTGGATACCTACGGTAGCGACGAGGGCTCGGCCTTCGGCTTCAAGGGATCGCTGTCGGATACCAGCAACGGTCAGACCGCGGTCGGTAAGCTGTCAGCTGCGAATCCGCAGTTCCCGTACATCGGACCGACGACGGATTCAGGCGCGTACAACGGACAGGGTGTCAACTTCACCAACCAGCACACGCCGGTGACGAAGATTCACCAGTACAACATCACGGTGGAAAAGCAGATCGGCACCGACATGAAGGCGAGCCTCGCCTATGTAGGCAGCCGCTCGGTCAACCTGACCTTCAGCCGCGACATCAACCAGGTGCCGGTCGACAAGCTGGCTGTCGTCGATCAGCAGTTCCGTCCGTTCCCACAGTTCACCTCCATCAACGGAAGCACCTTCAACTCCGACGCCAACTACAACTCGCTGCAGGCCACCCTTCAGAAGCGTCTGACCCACAGCCTGTCCTTCGATGCCAGCTATGTGTGGTCGAAGTTCCTCAACGAGTTCGACTCGTCAGCATGGGGCAGCCGTAACGGCACCACCACCTACCAGAACTCGTATGACGTGGGAGCCAACTACGGTCCCTCGAACTTCGATGTTCGCAACGCCTTCAAGGGAGATGCGATCTATGTGCTTCCTTTCGGCAAGGGACAGCGCTTCCTGAACAACAACTACCTGGTTGATCAGGCCGTCGGTGGATGGCAGCTTTCCACTACCTATGTGCTGCAGTCCGGTAACCCGATGACCGTCACCATTCCGACCACGTTGGCGCAGACCTATGCCGGTTCGGGCAACATGTATCCGAACTGGGCCAGCAGCCCCACGCTGTCGGACCGCACCCGCGACCACTGGTTCAACACCACCTACATCAGCCAGAGCGGTCAGAAGGTGGGCCCTGACACCAACGCGGCGTACATCATCCCTGCGAACGGAACCTTCGGCAACTTCCATCGCAACAACGTCTACGGCCCCGGCATGGTGAGCTTCAACACCTCGCTCGGAAAGACCTTCAACCTCTACAAGGAGCAGTACAAGTTTGAGCTGCGTGCCGACGCAACCAACGTACTGAACCACCCGGTCTTCGCGAATCCGAATACTTCCATCACCAACGGAAACTTCGGAAAGATCACCTCAACCAACCTGTTCGTCGGCGGGCGAGCCATCCAGCTCATGGGTCGCTTCTCGTTCTGA